The genome window TATCACTATTCCTATGATAGATATGGGACGTTCATTAAACCTTTCCAATTCTGCTGCTATCATACTATATGAAGCACTTAGACAAACAGATTTCAATTTTAAAAAATAGTTTATTCAAGGGGGAAAATTTTATCATGAGTTTAGAAAGTGTAAAAAAATATTTTATTGACAATAATCTTCCTTTAACTGTGGAAGAATCTTCTAAAGATACAACTACTGTAAAATTAGCTGCTGAAGCCTTTGGAATATTAGAGGATGAAATTGCTAAAACAATGGGATATAAGTTAAAAAATGGAGAATATATTTTAATTCTTACAAAGGGAACAGCTAGATTAGATAATAGAAAATTTAAAGATATTTTCCATGAAAAAGCTGTCATGATCCCAGCTGATGAAGTTTTTGAGGCAACTGGGCATCCAGTTGGAGGAGTTTGTCCTTTTGGATTAAAATCTCCTTTAAAAATATATTTAGACGAAAGCTTAAAAGAGTTTAATACCGTTTATCCTGCTGGAGGTTCTCCTCATTCTGCAGTAAAAATATCATTAGATATGTTAGCTGATATCACTAAGGGTGAATGGGTAAATGTTACAAAAGAGTAATTGAGGTGAATTTAATGAGAGTGCTTGGGATAGATCCAGGAACAGCAATAGTTGGTTTTTCTATTCTAGATTTTGAAAATAATAAATTCAAAGTTATTGATTTTGGTTGTATTTATACTGATAAAGATATGCTTATGGAAGATAGGCTTTGTAAAATATATTCAGAACTATCTGAAATAATAAAAAAATATCAACCAACTGAAATGGCTATAGAGGAACTTTTTTATTTTAAAAATAATAAAACTGTTATCTCTGTTGGACAAGCTAGAGGAGTTATTGTTTTATGTGGAAGACAAAACAATCTTAAAATAAATAACTATACTCCCCTTCAAGTAAAAACAGGAATTACTGGATATGGAAAAGCTGAAAAAAAGCAAATACAACTTATGGTACAAAGAATCCTTAATCTTAAAGAAATTCCTAAGCCTGATGATGCTGCTGATGCTTTAGCTATTGCTATCACTCACATTAATTCAGTAAATTCTGGAATTTTTACTAGAGATTTAGTAGGAAAACTTAGTACAAAAGTACTTCCTAAAACAAAATTATCTGCTAAAGAGTATAGAGAGTTAATTTTAAATGGAGGGAATTAGATTATGATAATTGATATTTTAAAAGAGATTCGTTCTCATAGAAGTTTTTCATCAAAGAAAATCAGTATAGAAGATTTAAGAAAAATGGTTGAAAGTACAAGATATGCTTCTGCTACTAGAAATGCTCAAAAAATAAGATATGTTCTTATTAATAATGAAGAACTTTGTAAAAAAATATTTCCTTTAGTTAAATTTGCTGGAGCTATTTCTTGGAATCCAAGTGTTGAAGAAGCTCCCAAAGCATATATTTTAATGTGTAGTGAAAATCCTTTAAATAATTTTACTGAAAATCATCTTTATTTTGATATGGGAATCGCTTCGCATAACATTTTTCTTGTAGCTAACGAATTAGGTTTTAGTGGTTGTATTGTTGGGGCTTATAACAAAATTGAAGTAGATAAACTTGTTAATCTTCCTGAAGGTTATAAATCTCATATTCTACTAGCCTTAGGAGAGCCAACTGATACAGTTACAGTTACAGAGTGTAAAGATGGAGTTACTACTTATTGGAGAGATGATAAAAATCATCATTTTGTTCCTAAATTATCTTTAAAAGAAATTTCTTTACTGGAAAAGTAAAAAATATTCTTGACTTTTTCAGTAAGTTAATGTATAATTCAAGTATCCTTTCTTTTAAAGTATTTTAATTTACTTAATTTAACAACAATATAAAAGCTGTCAGTGCATGTAAAAATCTGACAGCTTTTATATTTTTTGTTTATTGATAATCTTGAATATAATTTTTTTTCAAATTAAAAATATCCTTTT of uncultured Fusobacterium sp. contains these proteins:
- a CDS encoding YbaK/EbsC family protein, which translates into the protein MSLESVKKYFIDNNLPLTVEESSKDTTTVKLAAEAFGILEDEIAKTMGYKLKNGEYILILTKGTARLDNRKFKDIFHEKAVMIPADEVFEATGHPVGGVCPFGLKSPLKIYLDESLKEFNTVYPAGGSPHSAVKISLDMLADITKGEWVNVTKE
- a CDS encoding nitroreductase family protein; its protein translation is MIIDILKEIRSHRSFSSKKISIEDLRKMVESTRYASATRNAQKIRYVLINNEELCKKIFPLVKFAGAISWNPSVEEAPKAYILMCSENPLNNFTENHLYFDMGIASHNIFLVANELGFSGCIVGAYNKIEVDKLVNLPEGYKSHILLALGEPTDTVTVTECKDGVTTYWRDDKNHHFVPKLSLKEISLLEK
- the ruvC gene encoding crossover junction endodeoxyribonuclease RuvC, encoding MRVLGIDPGTAIVGFSILDFENNKFKVIDFGCIYTDKDMLMEDRLCKIYSELSEIIKKYQPTEMAIEELFYFKNNKTVISVGQARGVIVLCGRQNNLKINNYTPLQVKTGITGYGKAEKKQIQLMVQRILNLKEIPKPDDAADALAIAITHINSVNSGIFTRDLVGKLSTKVLPKTKLSAKEYRELILNGGN